TTAGTCTTTAGTGTCAAATGATTAGCTTTGGTTTTATTATGGAATTCTTCATTATATAAGGGTTGGGGACCATGTGACAGGATACAGGTTATTCAATCAACTTCAGAAACAAACTACCTCCTGTGGTGTGATCTGAAAGTGGACCAGTGTTTGAAGTGGGGGTGGAACCATTCTGCCTCTCCCAGTCAAACACATCAGTGAGTAGTTGACTCCATTGACAAAGATCTTGTTCAAAATCACAGTCAAGTTGGCATACTGAAATTAGAAGTTGGAAATTCACTTTAACCcatgtacattttttttcctcaagtaGCACGATGTGTCACAATGGTGCTCTAGCATTACTATACCTGGGTGGTGGGTTTGTCCTGGAgatttagttgtgtttttattatttgaaacaGTTGTTAGTTTGTTTGTGGGAGGTACTGTAGTTACATTCAGTGCTGGGACCTGGGCTGTACTTTTCAGCACTGGGAACTCTGGAGTTGCAGTTGATGCAATACTTTGAGGGGTTGTGCCGTTGCCCATAGGGGGCTCCAAAACTGCGGTGGTAGGTGATGCAACACTTGGAGGGGTTGTGCCGTTGCCCATAGGGGGCTCCAAAACTGCGGTGGTAGGTGATGCAACACTTGGAGGGGTTGTGCCGTTGCCCATAGGGGGCTCCAAAACTGCAGTGGTAGGAGATGCAACACTTGGAGGGGTTGTGCCGTTGCCCATAGGGTGCTCCAAAACTGCAGTGGTAGGTGATGCAACACTTGGATGGGCTGTAGTGTTGCCCACAGGGTGTTTGGGAGATTCAGTTGTAAGCACATTTACAGTTGGGATGGCTGTTGTGTTAAATTCAGGTTCACCCAGTCCACTCAGATCTGTAGAGGGAGCAAACTTGAGTTAGGTTGAGAATACATCATTTATAAAGATTTAGCAGTTCATTTACCTGAACATCTTCCTTGGTCAAGCGTTATGTCATCTATGGCCACATCTGACAGATCATTGGAACCTCTCCTTCCCTCAAAGAGAATCTAAATGGGGATACTGATTTGTAACTATCCAGCATTTGCCTGCTCAGCTTTACAGTGCTTATGTTGGGATAAATCACCTGAAAAGGTTCAGTTGCATTTAGGTCAACCTGGGCCAAGTGCCACATGTTGCCTTGGCTGTTCCTCTTCTGCCAGACTGCCTTTGCCACCTTGTTCTGAAGCAGGTAAATGTTGAGGCCCATTGTATCTGCTGACCCATACATATGGTACCAGAACTGCAGACACAGAGGACCTGTGTCTGTGCACTCTGAGCTAATGAGACGAGCTGTGTCACCATACGTCACGCTTGAGGCCTCAATATAAATGTAGTGGCCATCTATAAAACAAAGACATCTTTTTAGTTTGTTCCCCCTTGTTTTAATCAGTTTGCAAAGACTAACTTACCTCCAGTGTGGTCACTAGAGGGGCCAGTCATCTCAGTAGGTGTAGACCCATTGCTCCTTGTCCAATCAAATGCATCAGTGACCATCTGAGTCCATGTGCATAAGCCAGTGGTGAAGCTACATGCAAAGTTGCAGACTAAAGGGAAATACTGGCATGATTAAAAAGTGTAACCATTCCCCTTGCACTCCAACATTAAATTACAGCTTTGTGGTTTTTACATATTGCAACTTATAAAAATATTAAGGGAAAATCATGTACTTGGGTGTGGTGGGGTAATTTCTGTAGTTCTGACAGGAAGGTCAGTTCCAACTAGGTTGGGGAAGGCATCTAggagggtttaaaaaaaaaatgaataaagttaCATACACAATTTAAAGCCTAACCATGCCTATCCATGTTATCAGTATTCACCTGAGCATGACCCAGGAGTGATGGCAACATCATCTATAGCCACATCTGACTGTTCAGTGGAGCCTCGAATTCCCTCAATTATGACCTGAAAGAGCATATTCATTCAGTACCATTGCTATTTGCAAGACATAAGCCAAACAATATCTTTACAAGCCAGATATAAAAATCCTTACTTTGATAGCTCCAGATGCTTTCAGATCAGCTTTCCCCAGATGCCATTCAGGTCCTTGGTTGTCCATTGTAGACCAGATCTTTGTGGCCTTTGTACCTTGGAGCTGATAGATATTGAGAGCCACACTAGTGGCTGAACCATACATGTAGTACCAGAAGTGGAAGCAGATTGGGCCATCAAGTTGACATGATGGGCTCAACATTCGAGCAGGGTCTCCATGAGTCGCATTGTCTCCCTCGAGGTACATGTAAAAACCAGCTAGAAGATGATTGAAGTATCACAGTAAGTATCAATTCAATAATAAAGGAgagaatttattattttttttacctccagtTGTGTGGTCCTGGTTTGGTCCTGTTAGATTTGTTGGTGTAGATCCAGAATGTCTTGTCCAGTCAAAACTGTCTTGCATGAGCTGCTCCCATTCACATAAATTTGTGTCAAAGTTACAGCTAATGGGACACACTAGAAAAAGAATAATGTTAGCCAATATGTTAATTTGACAGCCCAGTGAGAATGTTTGCATTGTTAACAAGCTATGCCAAATCAATTCAATGTCTTACAATTCTGAATTGGAGAGCTAGAGGCTGGAATGGTTGGAGCCGCAGTTGTGAAATCTttgagggaaaaacaaaaaacctcatTACACCATTTTAGATTAAAGATGCTTCATTTCTTTACATCTCAGACTAAAGAGTCTGATACTCACCACATGGTGTGCCAGTTTGCCAGTGAGAGAGTTCCACTCCTTCAACAAAGCATGCTGTTGCATAAGACTTCAGGGACTCACATAAAGTGAACCGATTACCACTTGTGGCACAATAGTCATATACACAACTACTAAAGTAGATGCTTGGGTGAACATGTTCATGGCAGGCCTCAAAGGCCCCTTTAAACACCATAGAACATTCCTCATTGGCCATGTTCTTCTCATCATCGACACATTCTCTGGGATCATTTGGATGGGTAGTACACCTAAAGATGAATATTTTGAAGTGAGTATTTGAGCACACAAGGCCCCTTATTGCGTAGAACATTCCATTTTAATCTGATGTTCTAATTTAAGCATACTGAGATTAAAATTGTGGAAAAATGTTTGGAAGTTATACATGTTCCACTCAAACAGTCACAGCAATGTGTATTAATAAGTTATCCATTAATAAGTtatccatcttctaacacagctatcccttgtggggtgctggtgcccaactccagctgtcaatgggcaaggtacaccctggacaggtcagtctattgcagggcaacacagacaaaacctcataatttagagaggccaattaacctaccagtcatgttttttggaccgtgggaggaagctggagtacctggagagaacccacgcatgcacagggaagTCATGCAAACTCCCTTTGCAAGGGTGGGACTTTAACCTAGAacccttcttgctgcatggcaacagcactACCTACTGCACAGCCCATTACTAAATCATGTCATAACATTTTAACTTCCAAGATGGTTCAAGTAAATTTACTCATCATGGAGCAAATCAACTATTCTGCTAGATAACTGTACACATTTTATCAGGACAAGTAACCTTACTCACCCTTCATTGGCATGCATTATCCAGCTGTTGCCAAACTCAAATGATCCAACAGCAATATTGCCTCCTGGCATTACAAAGTCATCCTCTTGATATCCAGAGTAGGTGCCACACAGACCACAGAGTTCATATTTGAAGCGCTCATCCACCTGCAGGAACAGCCTGCTCTGCCCATCTATCACCATTTTTAAGCCAAAGGTCGTCTCCAGAATAGTGTAACCCTTCTTCACATAGACCCACACTGAGCCATATGAACCGTTGGTTGAATAGGGAAGTCTGACAGCGTCACCATTCACCTGGAGATTACACCACTTTAATTAAAACTGACAGGCAAACCAGTAGTCTCAGTTTATCATACTAGGTAGCTAGCCAGTGATTAACTGCCATTTGGTCAAATTATGGCTTGCCATTTCATAAACTTACATCAACTTCCCCACTCTGATTTAGGGTAAGGTTCAATCCACCAAGCTGAAGAGCCACAGCTTCAAGTTTGGACCTTGTGAAGTTTTGATTAGCAGGGTGGATGTTGAATCCAATTACAGTGAACTGCACTGTAGCATGTCCACCACAGGTGGTGGTCAGGGTGTAAGCACAGCCACCTTGAAAGTCGTAGGCCAATTTGTCAAAGGTAACATAGTGTGGATCCCCATACACACTGCAAGTGGCAGGTTTGAAAGGGAAGCAGTCTttgatgccatttttttctttacagactTCATCACTGGCACATTTCATTGCGGTGCAAAGCATGCCGTCATTGCCAATACATTGGCACCGTTGGACACAGTCTCCCTCCACAGTTGTTGCCCCTCTCTGTCAAGGAAAAGGTTTGAGTTAAACGCCATACCATGTACACaaaaagaggggggaaaataaataaaataaaaaatacacttgCCTTATAGTGTTTTCCTTTATACCAGCACCCACAGTCTTCTGCTGGGACACACTTATCCCCACTGAACTTGAAGCCAGGGTTGCACTCACATCTTTCCTCACAATTGCCACACAAACCTGTTTGATCGAGACTGGAGCACACCTCAGGACAGCCACTGGCACAGGAGTTATAATGGCTGTTCTCGTCACACTCGAGTGCTGAAAGATAGGAATACGGCATGACAGATCACCCAGccataaattaataataataaaaaaaaaaaaatcaataagatGACTTACAGCAAAAAGTTGAGTTCCTCCATGCAGGCACATCAATTCCAGCCTTTTGGCAGACATCTGCGTAGGCTTCCAGTGTTTCACATAGAACTTTATCACCATGACCAGAACACAAGCCAAGCAAACAAGCACGGAAATAGCCCTCAGCACCCACAACTGGTAGACAGGAACCAAAGGGCCCAGAGCTTGAACGTAGCAGCCCACAGTATTTCTCACTGCTGTAATGAGCTTTGTCCAGTGGGTTACACTGTTGTGGCACTTTAATTGTTTCACAGGAGGAGACGTTTCCTCCCGTCTGCCAACTCTCAGCCAGAGCTGTAGCACTTTCAGCATTTGTGCCATCAGGCTTGAGCAAGTCATCTCCAGGCAGCTGATTGAAGTTACCACACAGTCCACAAACCCTATCAGAATATTCTAATGGGATTCTGATCTCAACAGCCCCTGTATTGTCATAGGAAACAGATACTCCAGAACTGCTTCCCACTACTACAGCAACAGGGTTGCTCTTGACATTGATGGTGTCATTGTTCAGGCTTAGGGGAAGCCTTTTCCAGACACCATtaacctgaaaaacaaaaaacaggttgGAGCAAGTTACATTCCATCACTTTAAAAGTTT
This genomic window from Fundulus heteroclitus isolate FHET01 chromosome 6, MU-UCD_Fhet_4.1, whole genome shotgun sequence contains:
- the LOC105935921 gene encoding zonadhesin isoform X3 codes for the protein MLGVIHADLLITVALVFLAHSATICRAENDLSLVKLPQWKEPSAYVAQCLYRQNGNLTCDWTSSQRAAPGDVKVKILKSPPLAFGGEACLEFWYLASGVSSGATLRALLKSSLGQVELWTSTPLPRDGWRQVSVPLNITEQGAQVIFEAVAPLSVDHTTLKQIGVRRGSCRNQCESNTELWTDDSTRCLCLVAQFFCVPSWCPKGQICDPLRDDPSRISPSGVCTIHSNTDCHTFDGVVFRFMSPCTYVLAKTCSASEPLPKFYVEVVNVYNDNGSLPTIQQINVDLGTFRVSLLKSETRRAVVNGVWKRLPLSLNNDTINVKSNPVAVVVGSSSGVSVSYDNTGAVEIRIPLEYSDRVCGLCGNFNQLPGDDLLKPDGTNAESATALAESWQTGGNVSSCETIKVPQQCNPLDKAHYSSEKYCGLLRSSSGPFGSCLPVVGAEGYFRACLLGLCSGHGDKVLCETLEAYADVCQKAGIDVPAWRNSTFCSLECDENSHYNSCASGCPEVCSSLDQTGLCGNCEERCECNPGFKFSGDKCVPAEDCGCWYKGKHYKRGATTVEGDCVQRCQCIGNDGMLCTAMKCASDEVCKEKNGIKDCFPFKPATCSVYGDPHYVTFDKLAYDFQGGCAYTLTTTCGGHATVQFTVIGFNIHPANQNFTRSKLEAVALQLGGLNLTLNQSGEVDVNGDAVRLPYSTNGSYGSVWVYVKKGYTILETTFGLKMVIDGQSRLFLQVDERFKYELCGLCGTYSGYQEDDFVMPGGNIAVGSFEFGNSWIMHANEGCTTHPNDPRECVDDEKNMANEECSMVFKGAFEACHEHVHPSIYFSSCVYDYCATSGNRFTLCESLKSYATACFVEGVELSHWQTGTPCDFTTAAPTIPASSSPIQNLCPISCNFDTNLCEWEQLMQDSFDWTRHSGSTPTNLTGPNQDHTTGAGFYMYLEGDNATHGDPARMLSPSCQLDGPICFHFWYYMYGSATSVALNIYQLQGTKATKIWSTMDNQGPEWHLGKADLKASGAIKVIIEGIRGSTEQSDVAIDDVAITPGSCSDAFPNLVGTDLPVRTTEITPPHPICNFACSFTTGLCTWTQMVTDAFDWTRSNGSTPTEMTGPSSDHTGDGHYIYIEASSVTYGDTARLISSECTDTGPLCLQFWYHMYGSADTMGLNIYLLQNKVAKAVWQKRNSQGNMWHLAQVDLNATEPFQILFEGRRGSNDLSDVAIDDITLDQGRCSDLSGLGEPEFNTTAIPTVNVLTTESPKHPVGNTTAHPSVASPTTAVLEHPMGNGTTPPSVASPTTAVLEPPMGNGTTPPSVASPTTAVLEPPMGNGTTPPSVASPTTAVLEPPMGNGTTPQSIASTATPEFPVLKSTAQVPALNVTTVPPTNKLTTVSNNKNTTKSPGQTHHPVCQLDCDFEQDLCQWSQLLTDVFDWERQNGSTPTSNTGPLSDHTTGGGHYLYIEANRASLGDTARLVSAECSDAGPQCLMFWYHMYGSADTMGIHVYLLQDRHATVVWRRRNDQGNMWHLAQVDLVVNGTFQIIFEGRRGSDDKSDVALDDIKLHQGFCQDLGKPANMSTTNAPQVPATTKPGSQPSPTAGPRPPTVGSNVTAGPQVPATTKPVSSNETGPQPSPTAGPQPPTVGSNVTAGPQVPATTKPVSSNETGPQPSPTAGPRPPTVGSNVTAGPQVTATTKPVSSNETGPQPSPTAGPRPPTAGGNVTAGPQVPATTKPVSSNETGPQPSPTAGPWSPTVGSNVTAGSQVPATTKPVSSNETGPQPSPTAGPRPPTVGSNVTAGPQVPATTKPVSSNDTGPQPSPTAGPQPPTVGGNVTAGPQVPATTKPVSSNETRPQPSPTAGPQPPTAVGNVTAGPLVPATTKPVSSNETGPQPSPTAGPQPPTAVGNVTAGPQVPATTKPVSSNETGPQPSPTAGPPPGTPHISTPSCAKNSHYTTCIPACSPTCKHLNGPPNCNAEKTCASGCVCDDGFAQKGSICLPVQKCGCMDRNGTYHNFKEVWYTDHCTQKCECEDDDDDEGKIDCEDKDGCEGDAVCLQHEMGQYYCESTGFGECTIQGDPEYKTFDKLKHDFSGSNLYVLVRTKNLPKNLPEIYIEGTNTCTDEDSQSDDSSEEGIDDDTEGHGQRLQELKIKVYNHTVELKHKRKVLVDGQRIQVPGSSAPGFEIKMQSSHIYLKTDFGLSVEFNGHCKTDIILPFLYKRRVEGLCGNFDGRKANDKVKPDGTIAKNTKEFGESWRV
- the LOC105935921 gene encoding zonadhesin isoform X1, producing MLGVIHADLLITVALVFLAHSATICRAENDLSLVKLPQWKEPSAYVAQCLYRQNGNLTCDWTSSQRAAPGDVKVKILKSPPLAFGGEACLEFWYLASGVSSGATLRALLKSSLGQVELWTSTPLPRDGWRQVSVPLNITEQGAQVIFEAVAPLSVDHTTLKQIGVRRGSCRNQCESNTELWTDDSTRCLCLVAQFFCVPSWCPKGQICDPLRDDPSRISPSGVCTIHSNTDCHTFDGVVFRFMSPCTYVLAKTCSASEPLPKFYVEVVNVYNDNGSLPTIQQINVDLGTFRVSLLKSETRRAVVNGVWKRLPLSLNNDTINVKSNPVAVVVGSSSGVSVSYDNTGAVEIRIPLEYSDRVCGLCGNFNQLPGDDLLKPDGTNAESATALAESWQTGGNVSSCETIKVPQQCNPLDKAHYSSEKYCGLLRSSSGPFGSCLPVVGAEGYFRACLLGLCSGHGDKVLCETLEAYADVCQKAGIDVPAWRNSTFCSLECDENSHYNSCASGCPEVCSSLDQTGLCGNCEERCECNPGFKFSGDKCVPAEDCGCWYKGKHYKRGATTVEGDCVQRCQCIGNDGMLCTAMKCASDEVCKEKNGIKDCFPFKPATCSVYGDPHYVTFDKLAYDFQGGCAYTLTTTCGGHATVQFTVIGFNIHPANQNFTRSKLEAVALQLGGLNLTLNQSGEVDVNGDAVRLPYSTNGSYGSVWVYVKKGYTILETTFGLKMVIDGQSRLFLQVDERFKYELCGLCGTYSGYQEDDFVMPGGNIAVGSFEFGNSWIMHANEGCTTHPNDPRECVDDEKNMANEECSMVFKGAFEACHEHVHPSIYFSSCVYDYCATSGNRFTLCESLKSYATACFVEGVELSHWQTGTPCDFTTAAPTIPASSSPIQNLCPISCNFDTNLCEWEQLMQDSFDWTRHSGSTPTNLTGPNQDHTTGAGFYMYLEGDNATHGDPARMLSPSCQLDGPICFHFWYYMYGSATSVALNIYQLQGTKATKIWSTMDNQGPEWHLGKADLKASGAIKVIIEGIRGSTEQSDVAIDDVAITPGSCSDAFPNLVGTDLPVRTTEITPPHPICNFACSFTTGLCTWTQMVTDAFDWTRSNGSTPTEMTGPSSDHTGDGHYIYIEASSVTYGDTARLISSECTDTGPLCLQFWYHMYGSADTMGLNIYLLQNKVAKAVWQKRNSQGNMWHLAQVDLNATEPFQILFEGRRGSNDLSDVAIDDITLDQGRCSDLSGLGEPEFNTTAIPTVNVLTTESPKHPVGNTTAHPSVASPTTAVLEHPMGNGTTPPSVASPTTAVLEPPMGNGTTPPSVASPTTAVLEPPMGNGTTPPSVASPTTAVLEPPMGNGTTPQSIASTATPEFPVLKSTAQVPALNVTTVPPTNKLTTVSNNKNTTKSPGQTHHPVCQLDCDFEQDLCQWSQLLTDVFDWERQNGSTPTSNTGPLSDHTTGGGHYLYIEANRASLGDTARLVSAECSDAGPQCLMFWYHMYGSADTMGIHVYLLQDRHATVVWRRRNDQGNMWHLAQVDLVVNGTFQIIFEGRRGSDDKSDVALDDIKLHQGFCQDLGKPANMSTTNAPQVPATTKPGSQPSPTAGQHPTVGGNVTAGPQVPATTKPVSSNETGPQPSPTAGPRPPTVGSNVTAGPQVPATTKPVSSNETGPQPSPTAGPQPPTVGSNVTAGPQVPATTKPVSSNETGPQPSPTAGPRPPTVGSNVTAGPQVTATTKPVSSNETGPQPSPTAGPRPPTAGGNVTAGPQVPATTKPVSSNETGPQPSPTAGPWSPTVGSNVTAGSQVPATTKPVSSNETGPQPSPTAGPRPPTVGSNVTAGPQVPATTKPVSSNDTGPQPSPTAGPQPPTVGGNVTAGPQVPATTKPVSSNETRPQPSPTAGPQPPTAVGNVTAGPLVPATTKPVSSNETGPQPSPTAGPQPPTAVGNVTAGPQVPATTKPVSSNETGPQPSPTAGPPPGTPHISTPSCAKNSHYTTCIPACSPTCKHLNGPPNCNAEKTCASGCVCDDGFAQKGSICLPVQKCGCMDRNGTYHNFKEVWYTDHCTQKCECEDDDDDEGKIDCEDKDGCEGDAVCLQHEMGQYYCESTGFGECTIQGDPEYKTFDKLKHDFSGSNLYVLVRTKNLPKNLPEIYIEGTNTCTDEDSQSDDSSEEGIDDDTEGHGQRLQELKIKVYNHTVELKHKRKVLVDGQRIQVPGSSAPGFEIKMQSSHIYLKTDFGLSVEFNGHCKTDIILPFLYKRRVEGLCGNFDGRKANDKVKPDGTIAKNTKEFGESWRV